One genomic region from Equus caballus isolate H_3958 breed thoroughbred chromosome 4, TB-T2T, whole genome shotgun sequence encodes:
- the SOSTDC1 gene encoding sclerostin domain-containing protein 1: MLPPAIHFYLIPLACILMKSCLAFKNDATEILYSHVVKPVPAHSSSNNTMNQARNGGRHFSNTGLDRNTRVQVGCRELRSTKYISDGQCTSISPLKELVCAGECLPLPVLPNWIGGGYGTKYWSRRSSQEWRCVNDKTRTQRIQLQCQDGSTRTYKITVVTACKCKRYTRQHNESSHNFESMSPAKPAQHHRQRKRASKSSKHSMS, encoded by the exons ATGCTTCCTCCTGCCATTCATTTCTATCTCATCCCCCTTGCATGCATCCTAATGAAAAGCtgtttggcttttaaaaatgatgCCACAGAAATCCTTTATTCACATGTGGTTAAACCTGTTCCAGCACACTCCAGCAGCAACAACACTATGAATCAAGCCAGAAATGGAGGCAGGCATTTCAGTAACACTGGACTGGATCGGAACA CTCGTGTTCAAGTGGGTTGCCGGGAACTGCGTTCCACCAAATACATCTCTGACGGCCAGTGCACCAGCATTAGCCCTCTGAAGGAGCTGGTGTGTGCTGGCGAGTGCTTGCCCCTGCCAGTGCTCCCCAACTGGATCGGAGGAGGCTATGGAACAAAGTACTGGAGTAGGAGGAGCTCTCAGGAGTGGAGGTGTGTCAATGACAAGACACGTACCCAGAGAATCCAGCTGCAGTGCCAAGATGGCAGCACGCGCACCTACAAAATCACAGTGGTCACCGCCTGCAAGTGCAAGAGGTACACTCGGCAGCACAATGAGTCCAGTCACAACTTCGAGAGCATGTCGCCTGCAAAGCCAGCCCAGCATCACAGACAGCGGAAAAGAGCCAGCAAATCCAGCAAGCACAGCATGAGTTAG